Proteins from one Ammoniphilus sp. CFH 90114 genomic window:
- a CDS encoding alpha/beta hydrolase, with protein sequence MCLIERNLVFGQTDKEYLTADVYRPREGKDLPAVILIHGGGFQAGSKEMYQDWGPYLAEQGFVAMAINYRLTTESYSTWPGLVEDVRSAVNWLVCKSNEWGIDPQRIGLIGDSAGAYLAVLYSVKFPINASYKINAVVGVYGSYDTEQSWKHQVSTNSDRKIEKVIGSTPDDAPEHYRDASPIHHIVQAAANPAFDTSYMIVWGDMDTVAHPSQSENFASKLKEAGIDTRTLVVPDDGHFWFNVLPGVEGGTIKDYPNTVVAPQVLAFLKERLYSPVVGNFSNTQLKKIQEMKFKVAKDRKCTT encoded by the coding sequence ATGTGCTTAATAGAACGTAATCTTGTTTTTGGTCAAACAGACAAGGAGTACCTCACCGCTGATGTATACCGCCCTCGCGAGGGGAAAGACTTGCCTGCTGTGATTCTGATCCATGGAGGGGGATTTCAAGCAGGTTCTAAAGAGATGTATCAAGACTGGGGACCTTACTTGGCTGAACAGGGCTTTGTGGCGATGGCGATCAATTACCGATTGACGACGGAATCATATTCTACATGGCCTGGTCTGGTTGAGGATGTTCGCTCGGCTGTAAATTGGTTGGTCTGCAAGTCGAATGAATGGGGAATTGATCCGCAGCGAATTGGGCTGATCGGGGATTCTGCCGGAGCCTACCTCGCTGTGCTGTACTCGGTCAAATTTCCTATCAATGCCAGCTATAAGATTAATGCGGTAGTAGGGGTGTACGGTTCGTATGATACGGAGCAATCTTGGAAGCATCAAGTGTCAACGAACAGCGATCGCAAGATTGAAAAAGTAATAGGGTCCACTCCAGACGATGCACCCGAACATTACAGAGATGCCTCGCCCATTCACCATATCGTACAAGCAGCAGCCAATCCGGCTTTTGACACGAGTTACATGATCGTATGGGGGGATATGGATACGGTCGCTCATCCATCCCAATCAGAGAATTTTGCCTCTAAATTAAAGGAGGCGGGAATCGATACGAGAACCCTTGTGGTTCCAGATGATGGACACTTCTGGTTTAATGTTTTGCCGGGGGTGGAAGGAGGCACAATAAAGGATTACCCAAACACGGTCGTTGCTCCGCAGGTTTTAGCGTTTCTAAAAGAGAGGTTATATTCTCCAGTCGTCGGCAACTTTTCAAATACACAATTAAAGAAGATCCAAGAGATGAAATTCAAAGTGGCTAAAGATCGAAAATGCACTACTTGA
- a CDS encoding TAXI family TRAP transporter solute-binding subunit — translation MMRKRTITLLTLLFAGILSACSSQPTEQASQSAPVESNAMPSNITFASSPQGTAFNSASMGVASVLSNESQMEVTLTPFAGMSAWIPMLDKGEVQLGLGSSADASYALHGQNGFRENKNVRTLVRGNFVESVGLTVRKDSDIQSVRDLKGKRVASDYTGGITGHITTEMQLKANGLTWDDVIRVPVTTAGAAVEALREGRVDAAFGMSPFTPAVVEAHNAVGLRPLNFFDDYAPSQFNDIPQDLIEIIETHQPGAKPVVLKAGFVEEETIIIEFPVIVVTSTHLSDEAAYELVATLWEHYEKLHPIYTWLERWNPEQMFDPHPPVPYHPGVVKFFKDQGLWTEEVEKRQQELLKLVQ, via the coding sequence ATGATGAGAAAAAGGACCATAACCCTACTGACATTATTGTTTGCCGGAATTCTATCTGCTTGCAGCTCACAGCCCACAGAGCAGGCCAGTCAATCAGCGCCAGTAGAAAGCAACGCTATGCCGAGCAACATCACGTTTGCCTCCTCTCCTCAGGGGACAGCCTTTAACTCAGCGAGCATGGGAGTAGCCAGTGTTTTGAGCAATGAATCCCAAATGGAGGTCACCTTAACCCCGTTCGCAGGGATGTCAGCATGGATTCCGATGCTGGATAAAGGAGAGGTTCAGCTGGGGCTGGGTTCTTCGGCGGATGCGTCCTATGCGTTGCACGGCCAAAACGGCTTTAGAGAAAACAAGAATGTCCGTACACTGGTTAGGGGGAACTTTGTTGAGTCCGTAGGGCTTACGGTTCGAAAAGACTCAGATATTCAATCCGTTCGGGACCTGAAGGGAAAACGAGTCGCCTCTGATTATACAGGGGGAATTACAGGCCACATTACAACGGAGATGCAATTAAAGGCAAACGGATTGACCTGGGATGATGTCATCCGCGTTCCGGTGACGACAGCCGGAGCTGCTGTTGAAGCGTTGCGTGAGGGACGAGTGGATGCTGCATTTGGGATGAGTCCTTTTACCCCAGCAGTCGTTGAAGCCCATAATGCCGTAGGATTGCGGCCGCTGAACTTCTTTGATGATTATGCTCCAAGTCAGTTTAATGATATTCCTCAAGACCTGATCGAGATCATTGAAACCCACCAGCCTGGGGCCAAACCGGTTGTGCTGAAGGCGGGCTTCGTGGAGGAGGAGACGATTATCATTGAATTCCCCGTCATCGTGGTGACTTCGACTCATCTATCCGATGAAGCTGCTTATGAGCTGGTTGCAACCCTGTGGGAGCATTACGAGAAGCTGCACCCGATTTATACCTGGTTGGAGCGATGGAACCCGGAGCAAATGTTTGACCCCCATCCTCCAGTACCTTACCATCCTGGGGTCGTGAAATTCTTTAAAGATCAAGGTCTGTGGACGGAAGAGGTTGAAAAGAGACAGCAAGAGTTGCTCAAGCTGGTCCAATAA
- a CDS encoding TRAP transporter fused permease subunit — translation MGNSRLPDTNVEDQPVTNAEVKRYRTFSGSIMTGLWSLILALIPLAGILYVLNIHQYLRINLFAEQYVGLFLGLILCGIFLGIPAGRRADRNKVAWYDWILSGLGLSIGLYITIFYRDIILNFGYPTTTRIVVGAVAIVLILEAIRRMIGNAMLVIVLVFLSYGFFASYFPGVFKGRQTELSQLINYLYLDPNSLLTLLNIAGTIALCFIIFGQILLFFGGGDIINKLALGTLGRYRGGPAKSSVLGSSLAGSITGGPVTNVLLTGPITIPLMKKSGYTATEAGAVEAVSSSGGQIMPPVMGIAAFIIAETLGIPYAEVTLAALVPALLFYICLFIQVDLIAARKGLHGMSKDTLPSIIETLRTGWLIFPPLVALVYFLFVKGHPPQLAGLYAAAIAFVFLSFQKGKWKESFSLLRSMFVDTGKVMLEIGIVLAAAGLVVGVIGITGLGFNLANILAGFGAYGLFPLLVVCAVASIILGMGMPSIAAYSLVAVLVAPAIVELGVDPLAAHLFVFYFSVISNFTPPIALSCFAAAPIAKANPHHIGFQAMKLGVLAYLVPFIFVYAPELLIRTNRTIMWGEAIFSIMTAIMASYFLAAVLNGFMIQRMSSMKRIFAFLLSVCLFLPVSVWQYSWVVNLTAIVLAVLFIVYDWRTSKATATGVSCASIPNN, via the coding sequence ATGGGTAATTCAAGGCTTCCAGACACGAATGTTGAAGATCAGCCGGTAACAAATGCAGAAGTGAAAAGATATCGGACATTTAGCGGTTCAATAATGACAGGATTATGGAGCCTCATTTTAGCCTTAATTCCGCTGGCAGGCATCTTGTATGTATTAAATATTCACCAATATCTTAGAATTAATCTGTTTGCGGAACAATATGTCGGATTGTTCCTTGGCTTGATTCTTTGCGGAATCTTTTTAGGAATTCCTGCAGGGAGACGAGCCGACCGGAACAAGGTGGCCTGGTATGATTGGATTCTTTCTGGGCTCGGGCTAAGCATTGGTTTGTATATCACGATCTTTTATCGGGATATCATCTTGAATTTTGGCTACCCGACGACAACGAGAATCGTAGTGGGTGCCGTCGCGATTGTCCTTATCCTTGAAGCGATTAGGAGGATGATAGGCAACGCGATGCTTGTTATTGTGTTAGTTTTTTTATCGTATGGTTTTTTTGCTTCTTATTTTCCAGGGGTTTTCAAAGGAAGGCAAACCGAGTTATCTCAGTTGATTAATTATTTGTATTTGGATCCCAATAGTTTGCTTACTTTATTGAATATCGCTGGCACGATTGCTCTGTGTTTCATTATTTTTGGTCAGATCCTGCTGTTCTTTGGCGGCGGGGATATTATCAATAAATTGGCGCTCGGCACATTGGGTCGTTATCGAGGAGGGCCTGCCAAGTCCTCCGTGTTAGGGTCTAGTCTTGCAGGCAGTATTACGGGTGGCCCAGTGACCAATGTATTGCTAACCGGTCCTATTACCATTCCGCTGATGAAAAAAAGCGGCTATACAGCGACAGAGGCTGGAGCTGTAGAAGCTGTTTCTTCTTCAGGAGGCCAAATCATGCCGCCAGTCATGGGGATTGCTGCTTTCATCATTGCTGAAACGCTCGGAATCCCCTACGCGGAGGTGACGTTAGCCGCGCTCGTACCGGCTTTGTTATTTTACATTTGCCTTTTTATCCAGGTTGATTTAATTGCCGCACGTAAAGGGTTGCACGGAATGAGCAAGGATACGCTTCCTTCTATTATAGAAACCTTAAGAACAGGCTGGCTTATCTTTCCTCCCCTTGTTGCCTTGGTCTATTTTCTATTTGTAAAAGGACATCCGCCGCAACTGGCAGGACTGTATGCTGCAGCGATAGCGTTTGTATTTTTAAGCTTTCAGAAAGGGAAATGGAAAGAGTCGTTTAGCTTATTGAGAAGCATGTTCGTTGATACGGGCAAGGTGATGCTGGAGATTGGAATTGTGCTTGCAGCAGCCGGATTAGTAGTCGGCGTGATAGGAATTACAGGACTCGGATTTAACTTAGCTAATATTTTAGCTGGTTTTGGGGCTTATGGTCTGTTTCCTTTGTTAGTGGTTTGTGCCGTTGCTTCCATTATTTTGGGGATGGGGATGCCTTCCATTGCTGCTTATTCCTTGGTCGCGGTATTGGTCGCTCCGGCGATTGTCGAGCTAGGTGTTGACCCACTGGCTGCTCATCTGTTTGTTTTTTACTTCTCAGTCATTTCGAATTTCACGCCACCCATTGCGTTGTCCTGTTTTGCTGCAGCACCCATAGCCAAAGCCAATCCGCACCATATTGGGTTTCAAGCGATGAAACTAGGGGTTCTAGCTTACCTAGTCCCCTTCATATTCGTCTATGCTCCTGAATTGTTAATAAGAACAAATCGTACCATCATGTGGGGGGAAGCCATCTTCTCTATTATGACTGCGATTATGGCTTCTTACTTTTTAGCCGCTGTTCTGAATGGTTTTATGATACAGCGTATGAGTTCCATGAAACGAATTTTTGCCTTCTTATTATCGGTCTGTTTATTTTTACCTGTATCCGTATGGCAGTATAGTTGGGTTGTAAATCTTACCGCGATCGTGTTAGCTGTCCTATTCATTGTTTATGATTGGCGTACTTCTAAAGCTACTGCGACCGGAGTATCCTGTGCCAGTATTCCTAACAATTAA
- a CDS encoding DUF2294 domain-containing protein, which produces MNKPVNVKSLEIEIANFINAFIKEGSGKGPKVTTVKVVDNVLIYFLNGIFTPLEKKLLETEEGKRHILEGRRLYVKVREKQRKAEIERIVGLKVVKDYYSWNIDDDSALSVVVFEENILDGNRN; this is translated from the coding sequence ATGAATAAACCAGTGAATGTAAAGTCCCTTGAAATCGAAATAGCAAACTTTATAAATGCATTTATAAAAGAAGGCTCAGGCAAAGGTCCAAAAGTTACAACCGTAAAAGTAGTAGATAATGTTTTAATTTATTTTTTGAATGGTATCTTTACCCCTCTTGAGAAGAAGCTGTTAGAAACGGAGGAGGGGAAGAGGCATATATTAGAGGGCCGACGTTTGTATGTTAAAGTAAGAGAAAAGCAACGCAAGGCTGAGATTGAGAGGATTGTTGGGTTGAAGGTGGTTAAAGACTATTACTCCTGGAATATTGATGATGATTCCGCCCTTTCGGTGGTGGTGTTTGAAGAAAATATTTTAGATGGGAATAGGAATTGA
- a CDS encoding VOC family protein has product MIKRVEHIGVFVQDMERSIQFYQEAFGLLVRRRKFISPQVELCFLYFEESSEVEVELVCGPSIESVEGLVNHLAFRVTNIEEELKRIEQLGAELVDRVPRTILGNVKIAFLKGPNGEKLELVERE; this is encoded by the coding sequence ATGATAAAAAGAGTAGAACACATAGGGGTATTTGTTCAGGATATGGAGAGATCCATTCAGTTTTATCAAGAGGCTTTCGGATTGCTAGTGAGGAGAAGGAAGTTTATTTCGCCTCAGGTAGAGCTGTGCTTTCTTTACTTCGAAGAGTCTTCGGAAGTGGAAGTAGAACTCGTCTGCGGTCCATCGATTGAGAGTGTTGAAGGGCTTGTTAATCATTTAGCCTTCCGTGTCACGAACATCGAAGAGGAGTTGAAGCGTATAGAGCAATTAGGGGCAGAATTAGTGGATAGGGTCCCGAGAACTATACTAGGCAATGTGAAGATTGCGTTTTTGAAAGGCCCGAACGGGGAGAAATTGGAGTTGGTAGAAAGAGAGTAG
- a CDS encoding phosphodiester glycosidase family protein — protein sequence MNRLFLKKISAVLLSLALVLGNIVPALGIVTGVASAEGPFSLGQVTDKWTTSVTQSVYQTKIELNSARGPQKIYVMDVDPSDPTIKLEAGMSRGKVVGMQATSQQAKEISRPGHIVVGGVNGDFYNTQNGEPVHIMIRDGKILKSPLNRSAVGFTKSNKVIIGVPKLTVTMNVYGQSTTGISGINTSRGENSLVLYTPEYAASTFTNSFGVETVLEDVYGDWGKDQPMRLVVKEVQKEVGNAALSDNTFVLSAHGNKRGWIESLEPGQVVEVTTKLDSPWDEVTEAIGGYHVLVKNGSLVNSTDASVHPRTAVGVRADGTAIFLVVDGRQPGFSEGVTLNELGSLMHEMGAVEAINLDGGGSSTFVARKPGDSQVSLINSPSDMGERSVANSLLVISSAPEGSLSRLAVLPDRMTILAGSTTTLLAKGQDEAYHPAAITGQVSWSADEAIGTIEEGGKFTAGAAAAKGKITATFENAAGEAHINVVDQLTKLTFLQSQMTVVPGSSQKLLFRGEVNGKSVVIDPKVLTFEVMNGIGTVDQAGTFTAVDATTVGSIKVSYKGMSSTIQVDVGKAPIILADFETGTTSGWGVTGARFNSIKREIAIEPEPVRFGNHSMRIEYDFTGQKGTSGVYLSKTGYQVIEGYPEKIGMWFYGDGAGHWLRAQLRDGNNKTIPIDFTPEKPGVDWVGWKYVEATVPKGKVTPLKLDLPVRYMSLNDEKKNKGVVYIDNIRAVYGQTNDDLTNPMLSDAFPENGGNIDSNHPTISILAEDNQGGSGVDPAQIKMKVDGVSVSPSFHEPTGKITYTPEETLSDGYHEVWVSIKDRFGNPNETKWSFNVSTGAPKFVYNGPQSVDAGSEFTLYLNLEKMGQLQEARASLAFNPSILQVVDVGVGSKLTESQFTTRTVNNATGKIELEAIDLNEVADLNSVENLAAIKFKANTNADGDIKIHFENGLIQLAGEERRVPVYLLPFEAVVAQPYELTVAGLAQGTLTTLTVKDQSGQPVEGASIRVLEPAAWSDDLGLTNEQGQIVTDKLTKTQITYKLQAVKDELVSKVMTVKVVPQLGDKKPRHLVQSMKNDPKTTRAITWNTRPDVEGTVLEYVPVDEFTSFEASHVQQVQGTSSLLPNAIGEMRVHVAEATQLKPGTIYTYRVGDGTADGWSDPSTFETEAAKSSPFTFLVAGDSQAGTQAGFNIYRDTMRAAMQKHPDAKFIKHIGDIVDDGNLLQQWIMFFNAAQETSSNLPFVPVLGNHDVYGEGAKLFASFIQNPENGPAGEMENVYSFDYGDVHFAMLNSEVGGDGLRKQAEWLRADMEKSTKKWKVVMFHRAPYHSNPLRGADATRNIFAPVIEELGVDLVLVGHDHAYARTYPMKGGKNVAPGEGTVYVIAGSTGPKFYPATKYSYIDALFDEDTQMFTAITVDGNELKLEATTIDGRVVDTHSLFKADRNAEISLNGPQIVMENDQFELAIQLKNMKDVYGASIKLEYDPSQLQVVDADPDTEGIQIIPGDILGEAQIQNDTNQGIIKYTVTKVREVPGTDGEGILAKVPFKVLRGTGGQTVQVRPLAAEMVLVNSQNQPVPVDAVAYEGRVSGKTVTHEVNGSMALPSTHHLADKSGLEVVVKSNGQVVAQTETNAAGEYAFTLTAPGEYTIEVSANGYKTAMVAFSASEEQSVVTIPALTLYVGDFNGDGLINIVDISQMAKAYEKEPTGPNYVYDVNRDLKIDLYDVVTVARNFNK from the coding sequence ATGAACCGGTTGTTTTTAAAGAAAATATCGGCTGTCCTACTGAGTTTAGCCCTTGTCCTAGGGAATATTGTACCGGCATTAGGGATCGTAACAGGAGTGGCCTCAGCAGAAGGCCCGTTTTCTTTAGGGCAGGTTACGGACAAGTGGACGACTTCGGTTACACAGAGCGTCTATCAGACGAAAATCGAATTAAACAGTGCAAGAGGACCGCAAAAGATTTATGTGATGGATGTTGATCCTTCTGATCCTACTATTAAGCTAGAGGCAGGGATGTCTAGGGGAAAAGTAGTAGGTATGCAGGCAACCTCTCAACAAGCAAAGGAGATATCAAGACCAGGTCATATCGTGGTAGGGGGAGTGAATGGAGATTTTTATAATACCCAGAATGGCGAACCCGTTCACATCATGATTCGAGATGGGAAGATTCTTAAATCTCCTTTAAATCGTTCGGCTGTAGGCTTCACAAAATCCAATAAGGTCATTATTGGTGTTCCTAAGCTGACGGTAACGATGAACGTATACGGTCAATCGACGACGGGTATTTCAGGGATTAATACGTCACGGGGTGAGAACTCCCTTGTTTTATATACACCTGAATATGCAGCTAGCACGTTTACCAATAGCTTTGGTGTAGAAACCGTATTAGAGGATGTCTATGGAGATTGGGGTAAGGACCAACCGATGAGGCTGGTTGTAAAGGAAGTGCAGAAGGAAGTAGGAAATGCTGCGCTTAGCGATAATACGTTTGTCTTATCTGCTCATGGAAACAAGAGAGGATGGATTGAGAGCCTTGAGCCAGGTCAAGTAGTAGAAGTTACTACAAAGCTTGACAGCCCTTGGGATGAAGTCACCGAAGCTATTGGGGGATACCATGTATTGGTGAAGAACGGAAGCTTGGTTAACAGTACCGATGCGTCCGTACATCCTCGTACAGCAGTGGGGGTTCGTGCCGATGGAACGGCGATCTTCCTAGTCGTAGATGGGCGTCAGCCTGGCTTCAGCGAAGGGGTCACCTTAAACGAGCTTGGCAGCTTGATGCATGAAATGGGAGCTGTAGAGGCCATCAACTTAGATGGCGGGGGTTCTTCTACCTTTGTGGCCCGTAAGCCTGGTGACTCTCAAGTGTCTCTCATTAATAGTCCTTCCGATATGGGAGAGAGATCGGTTGCGAACTCCCTATTAGTGATTAGCAGTGCGCCGGAAGGAAGCTTGAGTCGCTTAGCTGTATTGCCGGATCGCATGACGATTCTTGCTGGAAGTACGACCACTTTATTGGCAAAAGGTCAGGATGAAGCCTATCATCCTGCAGCCATTACAGGACAAGTGAGTTGGAGTGCAGACGAAGCGATAGGAACGATTGAGGAAGGCGGTAAATTTACCGCTGGCGCGGCGGCGGCAAAGGGAAAGATTACGGCTACGTTTGAAAATGCTGCAGGGGAAGCTCATATTAATGTTGTGGATCAATTAACGAAGCTTACCTTCCTGCAATCCCAGATGACGGTTGTTCCAGGTTCCAGTCAAAAGCTTCTATTCCGTGGAGAAGTGAATGGCAAGAGTGTTGTCATTGATCCTAAGGTCTTGACGTTTGAGGTGATGAACGGAATTGGTACGGTGGATCAAGCGGGAACCTTTACGGCGGTGGATGCCACGACGGTTGGAAGTATTAAAGTAAGCTATAAAGGTATGTCTTCAACCATCCAAGTCGATGTGGGGAAAGCTCCTATTATTCTAGCAGATTTTGAAACAGGGACGACTTCTGGATGGGGAGTCACAGGAGCAAGATTTAACTCCATTAAGCGAGAGATTGCGATAGAACCCGAACCGGTTCGATTCGGTAACCACTCTATGCGAATTGAATATGACTTTACGGGTCAAAAAGGTACATCAGGTGTGTATTTAAGTAAAACGGGGTATCAGGTTATTGAGGGTTACCCAGAGAAAATTGGCATGTGGTTCTATGGTGATGGGGCAGGACATTGGCTTCGCGCGCAGCTGCGCGATGGTAACAATAAAACGATTCCTATCGATTTTACACCTGAGAAGCCTGGAGTCGATTGGGTAGGCTGGAAATACGTGGAGGCTACGGTTCCTAAGGGAAAGGTGACGCCGCTGAAGCTTGATCTTCCGGTGCGATACATGTCTTTAAATGATGAGAAGAAAAACAAAGGTGTTGTTTATATAGACAATATTCGAGCGGTCTATGGACAGACCAATGATGACTTAACCAATCCTATGTTGTCCGATGCGTTCCCTGAGAATGGAGGAAATATAGATTCAAATCATCCAACCATTTCCATCCTAGCGGAAGATAATCAAGGCGGATCTGGTGTGGATCCAGCACAGATCAAAATGAAAGTAGATGGGGTGTCTGTTTCTCCGAGCTTTCATGAGCCGACAGGGAAAATTACCTATACGCCAGAAGAGACGTTGTCCGATGGATATCATGAAGTTTGGGTGTCGATCAAAGACCGTTTCGGTAATCCGAATGAAACCAAGTGGTCCTTCAACGTTTCTACAGGTGCTCCGAAATTTGTTTATAATGGACCGCAGAGTGTGGATGCCGGGAGCGAGTTTACGCTGTATCTGAATCTAGAAAAGATGGGGCAGCTGCAGGAAGCTCGTGCAAGCTTAGCCTTTAATCCATCGATTCTACAGGTTGTGGATGTGGGGGTTGGCTCGAAGCTTACGGAGAGTCAATTTACAACTCGAACGGTAAATAATGCGACAGGGAAAATAGAGCTAGAGGCTATTGATTTAAACGAAGTTGCGGACCTTAATTCGGTTGAGAATCTTGCTGCAATCAAGTTTAAAGCCAACACGAATGCAGATGGAGATATTAAGATTCATTTTGAGAATGGATTGATTCAGCTTGCTGGTGAGGAACGAAGGGTACCGGTCTACTTGCTTCCCTTTGAGGCTGTTGTCGCTCAACCGTATGAGCTCACCGTTGCAGGACTCGCCCAAGGGACGTTGACTACTTTAACTGTAAAGGACCAATCGGGGCAACCGGTTGAAGGGGCTAGTATTCGTGTGCTAGAGCCTGCAGCTTGGAGCGATGACTTAGGATTAACCAATGAACAAGGTCAAATTGTAACCGATAAGCTTACCAAAACTCAAATCACCTATAAGCTGCAAGCAGTGAAGGACGAGCTCGTAAGTAAAGTCATGACCGTGAAGGTGGTGCCGCAGCTAGGGGATAAGAAGCCTAGACATCTGGTGCAATCGATGAAGAACGATCCAAAGACGACGCGTGCCATCACTTGGAACACAAGGCCTGATGTAGAAGGAACGGTGCTGGAATATGTTCCGGTGGATGAATTTACAAGCTTTGAAGCATCCCATGTTCAACAGGTTCAGGGGACCAGCTCTTTATTGCCGAACGCGATAGGGGAAATGAGAGTACATGTTGCAGAAGCGACACAGCTGAAGCCTGGTACGATCTACACCTATCGAGTAGGAGATGGAACGGCGGACGGATGGAGTGATCCTTCCACCTTTGAAACCGAAGCAGCAAAGAGCAGTCCATTTACCTTCCTGGTTGCAGGAGACTCTCAGGCGGGTACGCAAGCTGGCTTTAATATCTATCGAGATACGATGAGAGCAGCGATGCAAAAGCATCCGGATGCCAAGTTTATCAAGCATATCGGGGATATTGTGGATGACGGGAACCTTTTGCAGCAGTGGATCATGTTCTTTAATGCCGCACAAGAAACCAGCTCTAACCTTCCGTTTGTCCCTGTTCTCGGAAACCATGATGTTTACGGAGAAGGGGCCAAGCTGTTTGCCAGCTTTATTCAAAATCCTGAGAACGGCCCTGCAGGCGAGATGGAAAACGTATACTCCTTTGATTACGGAGATGTTCATTTTGCGATGCTGAATTCCGAAGTGGGTGGAGACGGATTAAGAAAGCAAGCGGAATGGCTGCGTGCCGATATGGAAAAGTCCACGAAGAAGTGGAAGGTTGTGATGTTCCACCGAGCTCCATATCATAGTAATCCTCTTCGTGGGGCAGATGCTACAAGGAATATTTTCGCTCCTGTAATTGAAGAGCTTGGCGTCGATTTAGTATTGGTTGGGCATGACCACGCCTATGCCCGCACGTATCCAATGAAAGGTGGAAAAAACGTCGCCCCTGGTGAAGGAACGGTTTATGTGATTGCCGGCTCGACAGGACCGAAGTTCTATCCTGCTACAAAGTATAGCTATATAGATGCTTTATTCGATGAAGACACTCAGATGTTTACGGCGATTACCGTGGATGGAAACGAATTAAAGCTCGAAGCCACCACCATAGATGGGCGAGTGGTCGACACACACAGCTTATTTAAGGCTGATCGGAATGCAGAAATAAGTCTAAACGGACCACAAATCGTTATGGAAAACGATCAATTTGAACTAGCGATTCAACTCAAAAATATGAAGGATGTTTACGGCGCGTCCATTAAGCTTGAGTATGACCCGTCTCAGCTTCAAGTGGTGGATGCGGATCCCGACACAGAGGGCATTCAGATTATCCCAGGGGATATCCTAGGAGAAGCCCAAATTCAGAATGATACCAACCAAGGAATTATTAAGTACACGGTAACGAAGGTAAGAGAGGTTCCGGGTACGGATGGGGAAGGAATCCTTGCGAAGGTGCCGTTTAAAGTGTTGCGTGGGACAGGTGGACAGACGGTTCAGGTTCGTCCCCTTGCGGCTGAAATGGTTCTTGTGAATAGTCAGAATCAACCGGTCCCAGTTGACGCTGTGGCTTATGAGGGAAGAGTGAGCGGCAAGACGGTAACCCATGAAGTAAACGGCAGCATGGCTCTGCCATCGACGCATCATTTAGCAGACAAGAGCGGCTTAGAGGTTGTCGTCAAATCGAATGGCCAGGTTGTTGCTCAAACAGAGACCAACGCGGCTGGTGAATATGCCTTTACGCTGACGGCGCCAGGAGAATACACTATAGAAGTTTCAGCGAATGGTTATAAGACGGCTATGGTTGCCTTCTCAGCAAGTGAAGAGCAAAGTGTGGTGACGATTCCTGCTCTGACCCTCTACGTCGGTGACTTTAACGGTGATGGACTTATTAACATCGTCGACATTTCCCAGATGGCAAAAGCCTATGAAAAAGAGCCAACTGGCCCAAATTACGTGTACGATGTGAACCGAGATCTTAAGATTGATCTTTATGACGTCGTGACAGTAGCAAGAAACTTTAATAAGTAA